A single window of Thalassoroseus pseudoceratinae DNA harbors:
- a CDS encoding PVC-type heme-binding CxxCH protein, translating to MKLACFSFLVGWVSLGFGLGLSIPSVSAAGTRPNVVLIMTDNHGAWTLGCYGNEDIRTPQIDQMAREGTLFTQAFSSNPVCSPTRATYLTGLMPSQHGVHCFLRGGRLQTGPEARNTLGEFTSLPEILDEAGYACGLVGKWHLGGNISPQEKLDDYWITMPHGGTSTFYGAKIIEDGKQRNEPEYLTDFWTKHAVRFIDQQAESENPFFLFLSYNGPYALSRLLLREGQNRHAEYYADKPLPSFPRQPAHPWQYHNLDYHNNPVSIRRVATEVSGVDDGVGRVLDTLREKGIEKNTVVIFVADQGWSGGHGGYFGMGDHTRPVTADDEMMKVPMIWRHPGHISSDAKSNVLITNYDFLPTLLGYLGMSDQLPNDPPLPGRDFSTELTAANSTSVEDEAVFYEFERLRCIRTRDWKYVHRHPNGPHELYHLTNDPDEFTNLVTFEEYEDTREMLKQRLDDYFKKYAEPRYDMWNGGGSQTAIYVGIDEERAQTEDILPPALPKDFQPVEISVPDGFTVELVAGPPLVEHPTFATFDDRGRLFVCENAGVNLSANELEEQLPNSIRLLEDVDQDGRFEKSTVFADKMTFPMGAAWHDGALYVASPPNIWRLEDTDDDGVADKREKLVSEFGYTGNAASIHGPVSGPDGRLYWCDGYHGHTFENEDGEVTSQREGSYLFSCRTDGSDVRIHCGGGMDNPVEVDFTPTGEMLGTVNILYTRPRVDALVHWLYGGAYPHRERVLKELQTTGDLLGPVHEFGHVAVSGTMRYRSGILDHRWRDNFFATFFNQGKVVRLELSPNGSTYEVRQREFLASENRDFHPTDIVEDADGSLLVVDTGGWFYRGCPTSQFAKPDVLGGIYRIRRQGMTAWDDPSGNDIDWNSLTPAELVKLLGDRRPVVWEHAINECAKRSAEVTGLLASTIRTRDIRLRYGAVWALTRMHPKTPAIRSAIQTALTDRDPGVRAAACRSLVADPDPSAFKQLSRLVIDDEPTVRRVAATALGRLGDRQAIPVLLKSLANPVDRALEHALTFALIEINDADSMRKALTSSDPNVRKNALIALDQMTSGELTEAEVVTQVESGHPAIERVAARIYARHSDWTEHTATVAGRLLSDPAQLSANQDVVRRLLSRSLNDPQVVQLIGEQLSRPDIPRELQSLLLSVMTTRTSTEAAEAWAPALDSLLASDDHQSVQAAIVAVASMKTNRFDKRLQQIETDSDQPILLRVAAKEARSGKRGHLTDKSFQLLTKALEDNPSQALSIAQKIGTTSLSKPQLLQLTRVFPQVSASVLSELIRPYARTGDAEVVQQFLNGISRAEQGAKLSAVQFSDIIKRYPQDLLPQANKLLDRMRQAEQAKLNRLDSLIALLDDGDAARGRVLFANEKTKCVTCHRVGTMGGKIGPDLTTIGANRSARDLLESIVFPSASIVRDYDSYRIATSDGQVYAGLIVRETDAELVIQQQAGDPVTIARDDIEILSPSDVSIMPKGLEENLSGQQLADLVAYLRSLQSKKVDQND from the coding sequence ATGAAACTTGCTTGCTTTTCTTTCTTGGTTGGCTGGGTGTCCCTTGGGTTTGGACTCGGCTTGTCGATCCCGTCTGTGTCCGCAGCGGGAACTCGTCCGAATGTCGTGTTGATCATGACGGACAATCACGGGGCGTGGACGCTCGGATGTTACGGTAACGAAGACATTCGCACGCCGCAGATTGACCAGATGGCTCGCGAGGGCACACTGTTCACGCAGGCGTTTTCGTCGAATCCGGTGTGCTCTCCGACGCGGGCGACGTACCTCACCGGCTTGATGCCTTCACAACATGGCGTGCATTGTTTTTTGCGTGGTGGGCGACTGCAAACCGGTCCAGAGGCACGGAACACACTCGGTGAATTCACATCGCTCCCGGAGATTCTTGATGAAGCCGGTTATGCATGTGGACTCGTGGGCAAATGGCATCTCGGTGGGAACATATCGCCACAGGAAAAGCTCGATGACTACTGGATCACCATGCCTCACGGCGGAACGAGCACTTTCTACGGTGCGAAGATCATCGAAGACGGCAAACAGCGAAACGAACCTGAATACTTGACTGACTTCTGGACGAAACACGCCGTTCGATTCATCGATCAACAAGCGGAATCCGAGAACCCGTTCTTTCTGTTTCTCTCGTATAACGGCCCTTATGCACTGAGTCGCCTGTTGTTGCGTGAGGGGCAAAATCGACACGCCGAGTATTACGCCGACAAACCACTACCGTCGTTTCCGCGTCAACCGGCGCATCCTTGGCAGTATCACAATCTCGATTACCACAACAATCCAGTCTCCATCCGACGGGTGGCGACGGAAGTCAGCGGGGTCGATGACGGCGTCGGTCGCGTGCTAGATACGCTGCGAGAAAAGGGAATCGAAAAGAACACCGTCGTCATCTTCGTGGCCGATCAGGGATGGAGCGGCGGACACGGGGGCTACTTCGGCATGGGCGATCACACTCGTCCCGTCACCGCCGACGACGAAATGATGAAAGTCCCCATGATCTGGCGACATCCCGGTCACATTTCGTCAGACGCGAAATCCAATGTGCTGATCACGAACTACGATTTTCTGCCGACGCTGTTGGGGTATCTCGGCATGTCCGATCAGTTGCCGAACGATCCTCCGCTTCCGGGGCGTGACTTCTCGACAGAGCTGACAGCGGCGAACTCGACTTCGGTTGAAGATGAAGCGGTCTTCTATGAGTTTGAACGATTGCGGTGCATTCGGACGCGAGATTGGAAGTACGTGCATCGGCATCCCAACGGGCCGCATGAGCTGTACCACCTGACGAACGACCCCGATGAATTCACGAACCTCGTGACTTTCGAGGAATACGAAGACACACGCGAGATGTTGAAACAACGTCTTGATGACTACTTCAAGAAGTATGCCGAACCTCGCTATGACATGTGGAACGGCGGTGGATCGCAGACGGCGATTTACGTGGGCATCGACGAGGAACGAGCTCAAACGGAAGACATTCTCCCACCGGCATTGCCGAAGGATTTCCAGCCCGTTGAGATATCCGTGCCGGACGGTTTCACGGTCGAGCTGGTTGCCGGTCCACCATTGGTCGAACATCCGACTTTTGCAACGTTCGACGATCGTGGTCGTCTCTTTGTTTGTGAAAACGCCGGTGTGAATCTCTCCGCCAACGAACTTGAGGAACAGCTACCAAATTCCATTCGTCTGCTCGAAGACGTGGACCAGGACGGCCGCTTCGAAAAAAGCACTGTCTTCGCCGACAAAATGACATTTCCTATGGGCGCTGCTTGGCATGATGGTGCGTTGTATGTCGCCTCACCGCCGAACATTTGGCGACTCGAAGACACCGACGACGATGGTGTGGCCGACAAGCGAGAGAAACTCGTCAGCGAGTTTGGCTACACCGGCAATGCGGCGAGTATTCACGGTCCCGTGTCCGGTCCCGACGGCCGGTTGTATTGGTGCGACGGTTATCATGGCCACACGTTCGAGAATGAAGACGGTGAAGTTACGAGCCAACGGGAAGGTTCGTATTTGTTTTCCTGTCGGACGGACGGCAGCGATGTACGGATTCACTGCGGCGGCGGAATGGACAACCCGGTCGAAGTCGATTTCACGCCCACCGGTGAGATGCTAGGGACCGTCAATATTCTTTACACTCGCCCGCGTGTCGATGCTCTTGTGCATTGGCTCTATGGCGGTGCGTATCCGCATCGCGAACGCGTGCTGAAAGAACTGCAAACCACTGGTGATCTTCTCGGCCCGGTTCATGAGTTCGGACACGTGGCGGTATCCGGGACGATGCGGTATCGCTCGGGGATTCTCGACCACCGTTGGCGAGACAACTTCTTCGCGACGTTCTTCAACCAAGGCAAAGTCGTGCGGTTGGAACTGTCACCCAACGGGTCGACGTACGAAGTCCGACAACGGGAATTCCTTGCGAGCGAGAACCGGGACTTTCATCCGACCGACATCGTCGAAGACGCCGACGGCAGTTTGCTCGTGGTCGACACCGGTGGCTGGTTCTATCGCGGTTGCCCAACTTCGCAGTTCGCCAAGCCCGATGTGCTCGGGGGCATCTATCGGATTCGCCGTCAGGGGATGACCGCATGGGATGACCCAAGCGGCAACGACATTGATTGGAATTCCTTGACCCCCGCGGAACTCGTCAAACTCCTCGGCGATCGGCGACCGGTTGTGTGGGAACACGCGATCAATGAGTGTGCGAAACGTTCTGCGGAAGTCACCGGGTTACTAGCCAGCACAATCCGCACACGTGACATCCGACTGCGTTACGGAGCGGTCTGGGCGTTGACGCGGATGCATCCGAAGACCCCCGCGATTCGTTCCGCCATTCAAACGGCACTGACCGATCGTGATCCCGGTGTCCGAGCGGCGGCGTGTCGCAGTTTGGTCGCCGATCCCGATCCGTCGGCCTTCAAGCAACTCAGCCGTTTGGTCATCGACGACGAACCTACCGTCCGTCGCGTCGCAGCGACAGCACTTGGGCGGTTGGGCGATCGGCAAGCGATTCCGGTACTTCTGAAATCACTCGCGAACCCCGTCGATCGGGCATTGGAACACGCATTGACGTTTGCGTTGATCGAAATCAACGATGCGGACTCGATGCGGAAAGCACTCACTAGCAGCGATCCCAACGTTCGCAAGAACGCATTGATTGCTCTCGATCAAATGACCTCCGGCGAATTGACCGAAGCCGAAGTGGTCACGCAAGTCGAGTCCGGCCATCCCGCGATTGAGCGTGTCGCTGCTCGCATCTACGCACGGCATTCCGACTGGACAGAACACACGGCGACCGTCGCCGGTCGCTTGCTTTCCGACCCGGCTCAACTGTCGGCCAATCAGGATGTCGTTCGTCGTCTGCTATCGCGGTCGCTGAACGATCCGCAAGTGGTTCAACTGATCGGCGAGCAACTCAGTCGCCCCGACATTCCAAGAGAGTTGCAATCATTGTTGCTCTCAGTGATGACTACTCGAACTAGCACTGAAGCGGCTGAGGCATGGGCTCCCGCGTTGGACTCCTTGCTCGCCAGCGATGATCATCAAAGCGTTCAAGCGGCGATTGTCGCTGTTGCTTCGATGAAGACGAATCGGTTCGACAAGCGACTGCAACAGATCGAAACCGATTCGGATCAACCAATTCTCCTCCGAGTTGCAGCGAAGGAAGCCCGCTCCGGAAAACGTGGGCACCTCACTGACAAATCGTTTCAGTTGCTAACGAAAGCCCTGGAAGACAACCCTTCGCAAGCGTTGTCGATCGCTCAGAAAATCGGAACCACGTCACTCAGCAAGCCGCAACTGCTGCAATTGACTCGCGTGTTTCCGCAGGTCTCGGCAAGCGTATTGAGCGAATTGATCCGACCTTACGCGAGGACTGGAGATGCGGAGGTCGTCCAGCAATTTTTGAACGGTATCAGCCGAGCCGAGCAGGGAGCAAAACTTTCGGCAGTGCAGTTTTCGGATATCATCAAACGCTATCCGCAAGATTTGTTGCCTCAAGCGAACAAGTTGCTCGATCGTATGCGGCAAGCCGAGCAAGCCAAACTCAACAGGCTGGATTCGCTCATTGCGTTACTCGATGACGGAGACGCGGCACGCGGACGAGTCTTGTTCGCAAACGAAAAAACAAAATGCGTAACGTGTCACCGAGTCGGCACAATGGGTGGGAAGATCGGTCCTGATTTAACCACCATTGGAGCCAACCGGTCGGCTCGCGATTTGTTGGAATCGATTGTCTTCCCCTCGGCAAGCATTGTCCGAGACTACGATTCCTACCGTATCGCCACCAGTGACGGGCAAGTTTATGCTGGCCTCATCGTACGGGAAACCGATGCGGAACTTGTCATCCAACAGCAAGCCGGCGATCCCGTGACCATTGCCCGTGACGACATCGAAATTCTTTCGCCCAGTGATGTGTCCATCATGCCAAAGGGATTGGAGGAAAATCTTTCCGGCCAGCAGCTCGCCGATCTCGTTGCCTACCTCCGAAGTTTGCAGTCAAAGAAAGTGGATCAGAATGACTGA
- a CDS encoding twin-arginine translocation signal domain-containing protein → MTEEANQFSRRDVLKGGLAAPLALATGQAAQTSPATRSIIQQENARPGTTDWQLTRVRTNSGPYRTTLIEGYCSHQSIEAGDTLSIYVSTDPVRRFTIDIYRMGFYGGNGARHVTKLGPLVGETQPVPQIGPLPGRLRECEWSPAAEIKIPEDWVSGVYLGKLTTIPESASDPYWQSYIIFIVRDRRPAEILFQCSDNTWQAYNRWPVNESLYTHPDGAHAPGVTVSFDRPYGKYVQIFDHPLSIGSGEFLLWEYPLCYWLEQHGYDVTYGSNCDTMNPQFLTRCNTFLSVGHDEYWDVRQYYAAESAIQNGVNFLWLCGNSVFIDSPFTANSQGKADRRISRAGCYGPLRQDEIESYSSLFAGLQSTAPDERKIMGTRSVVPFNGGGDWTCTKPEHWVFQGTGMKRGDSIPGLVGWEHHGEPDPDRAGLEVLAEGPIWSGGVREGAYAATIFPGPKNNFVFNAASIFWSQGLSSPPGHILPWSHGSRPHGPDTRVQQVTRNLLDRAVANSKPS, encoded by the coding sequence ATGACTGAGGAAGCCAATCAATTCAGCCGCCGTGATGTTCTGAAAGGTGGCCTGGCGGCACCGCTGGCGTTGGCGACAGGACAAGCGGCCCAAACAAGTCCTGCAACCCGTTCCATAATTCAGCAGGAAAATGCCCGCCCCGGCACGACCGATTGGCAACTCACGCGGGTGCGAACCAACTCGGGACCGTACCGGACCACATTGATCGAAGGCTACTGTTCCCATCAGTCGATCGAAGCCGGGGACACCCTTTCGATCTACGTGAGCACAGACCCGGTCCGTCGATTCACAATCGACATCTATCGCATGGGATTCTACGGTGGCAACGGGGCGAGACACGTCACAAAGCTCGGTCCGTTGGTAGGCGAGACACAACCGGTCCCGCAGATTGGCCCGTTACCCGGCCGACTTCGAGAGTGCGAATGGTCTCCGGCTGCGGAAATCAAAATCCCTGAAGATTGGGTGAGCGGGGTCTACCTCGGCAAATTGACAACAATCCCGGAGTCCGCCTCGGATCCGTATTGGCAGAGCTACATCATTTTCATCGTTCGCGACCGACGACCAGCGGAAATCCTATTCCAATGCAGCGACAACACGTGGCAGGCTTACAATCGCTGGCCGGTGAACGAATCGCTCTACACGCATCCCGATGGTGCCCATGCTCCCGGGGTGACGGTGAGTTTCGATCGGCCGTATGGCAAGTACGTGCAGATTTTCGATCATCCATTGTCGATCGGGTCGGGCGAGTTTTTGTTGTGGGAATACCCCTTGTGTTACTGGTTGGAGCAACACGGTTACGATGTCACCTACGGTTCCAATTGCGACACAATGAACCCCCAGTTTTTGACTCGCTGCAACACGTTTCTCAGCGTGGGACATGACGAGTATTGGGACGTGCGACAATACTATGCCGCCGAGTCCGCGATTCAAAATGGTGTCAACTTCTTATGGCTTTGTGGCAACTCCGTGTTCATCGACTCGCCTTTCACAGCGAATTCCCAAGGAAAAGCCGACCGACGGATTTCTCGTGCCGGTTGTTATGGTCCGCTCCGGCAAGACGAAATTGAATCCTATTCCTCGCTGTTTGCCGGTTTGCAAAGCACAGCACCGGACGAGCGAAAAATCATGGGAACGCGAAGCGTTGTTCCGTTCAACGGTGGCGGCGATTGGACTTGTACCAAGCCGGAGCACTGGGTGTTCCAAGGGACGGGCATGAAGCGAGGGGATTCGATTCCTGGCCTCGTTGGTTGGGAACATCATGGAGAACCAGACCCGGACCGAGCGGGCTTGGAAGTACTCGCCGAGGGGCCCATTTGGTCTGGCGGCGTGCGAGAAGGTGCCTATGCGGCGACGATTTTTCCTGGTCCGAAGAACAACTTCGTTTTCAACGCGGCCAGCATCTTTTGGTCACAGGGGCTGAGTTCACCACCCGGCCACATCTTGCCTTGGTCGCACGGTAGTCGTCCACACGGACCCGACACCCGCGTCCAACAAGTCACTCGAAATTTATTGGACCGCGCTGTGGCGAACTCGAAGCCGAGTTGA
- a CDS encoding metal ABC transporter permease, producing the protein MSIELWTLAIATVTSITCALCGSLLLVNRKSMVSEGLSHAVLPGLVLAFVFIRDYNSPILIFAAAVSGMVMVWLTQLIERSRLVDDDAALGIVFAGMFSVGILIVSAKLRNTHFHADCIIDGNLALAPLDRLIVGGMDLGPRSCVVMCVMLALVVAFIVLAYKELKISIFDPILAERFRLRPALLQFAWLGLVSMTTVAAFDVAGSILIVALMIAPPAAAYLLTDRLGRLLVIAGIVATVSSIGGFYLAMNMDVSPTGPIASFSGVMFLIIFAFAPRRGFIATRLRRIRQRSQTIELLILEFIAHDAQRDLSGLKVPQSSLTRCLKRLIQTGFLRETGSDLELTQKAHDRLQQAF; encoded by the coding sequence TTGTCGATTGAGCTTTGGACATTGGCGATCGCGACGGTCACTTCCATCACGTGCGCGTTGTGCGGGAGCTTGTTGCTCGTCAATCGCAAGTCGATGGTCAGCGAGGGACTTAGTCATGCAGTGCTTCCCGGATTAGTGCTCGCGTTCGTGTTCATTCGCGACTACAACTCACCCATCCTCATTTTCGCGGCCGCCGTGAGCGGAATGGTCATGGTGTGGCTGACTCAACTCATCGAGCGGTCCCGTCTCGTCGACGACGATGCCGCTTTAGGGATTGTCTTCGCCGGCATGTTCAGTGTGGGTATTCTGATCGTCAGTGCCAAGCTGCGGAACACACACTTTCACGCGGACTGCATCATCGACGGAAATTTGGCGTTGGCTCCGCTCGACCGTTTGATTGTCGGCGGCATGGACTTGGGTCCACGGTCCTGCGTTGTGATGTGTGTGATGCTTGCTCTGGTGGTGGCGTTTATCGTGCTGGCCTACAAAGAGCTGAAGATCAGCATTTTCGACCCGATTCTGGCAGAACGATTCCGCCTGCGTCCTGCCTTGCTTCAATTTGCATGGCTAGGGTTGGTTTCGATGACCACCGTCGCCGCTTTCGATGTGGCGGGGTCGATTTTGATCGTCGCACTGATGATTGCCCCACCCGCAGCCGCATATCTGCTGACGGACCGCCTCGGCCGACTCCTGGTGATTGCCGGGATCGTCGCCACCGTCAGTTCGATTGGCGGGTTCTATCTGGCAATGAACATGGACGTCTCACCGACCGGCCCGATTGCTTCGTTTTCCGGCGTGATGTTCCTGATCATCTTTGCGTTTGCTCCGCGACGGGGTTTCATCGCGACCCGATTGCGACGAATCCGCCAGCGATCGCAAACAATCGAACTACTGATCCTAGAGTTTATCGCCCATGATGCTCAGCGGGACCTATCAGGCCTGAAGGTTCCCCAGTCCTCACTGACCCGCTGTTTGAAACGATTGATCCAGACTGGGTTTCTTCGGGAGACCGGATCGGACCTGGAACTGACTCAGAAAGCCCATGATCGGTTGCAACAAGCATTTTAG
- a CDS encoding metal ABC transporter permease, with product MNAFWNDYTVQVVVSGSAMIGAVSGSLGCFAYLRRQSLIGDVVAHSTLLGIVVAFWGVYLVTGVGNKSLWVLIPGAIVAGLASLLLTKAVTGQTRIKEDAGLGVMLAIFFGTGMMLLRWLQRAQPPIPGRSGLDGYLFGMAAAMTSKDLWMIGLLGAIALMAMLIAWSGLKVLTFDPEYAAGIGLPVQRLELLMLCLMVIGIVIGLQIAGVVLMISLLVAPAAAARQWTHHLGRMVALASIIGAVCAASGALISALGTHLPTGPVIVVLVTIVFIFSILFAPRRGILWRRRSIVD from the coding sequence GTGAATGCGTTTTGGAACGACTATACCGTACAAGTGGTTGTCTCCGGCAGCGCGATGATCGGTGCGGTGAGCGGCTCACTGGGGTGTTTCGCGTACTTGCGTCGACAAAGTCTGATTGGCGACGTTGTCGCGCACTCGACGCTATTGGGGATTGTAGTCGCGTTTTGGGGCGTGTACCTCGTCACCGGAGTCGGGAACAAATCGCTTTGGGTCCTGATTCCCGGGGCCATCGTTGCCGGTCTGGCTTCACTCTTGTTGACGAAAGCCGTGACGGGGCAAACTCGAATCAAAGAAGACGCTGGTTTGGGCGTGATGCTCGCGATTTTCTTCGGCACTGGCATGATGCTGCTTCGCTGGTTGCAACGGGCTCAGCCACCGATTCCTGGTCGAAGTGGCTTGGACGGGTACTTGTTCGGAATGGCCGCTGCCATGACGAGCAAAGACCTTTGGATGATTGGCCTCCTCGGAGCCATTGCATTGATGGCCATGCTAATTGCATGGTCCGGTTTGAAGGTCCTGACGTTCGATCCGGAATACGCCGCCGGTATCGGTTTGCCAGTTCAGCGTCTGGAATTACTGATGCTCTGTTTGATGGTGATCGGCATCGTCATTGGACTGCAAATTGCCGGTGTGGTCCTGATGATTTCGTTGCTCGTGGCCCCGGCAGCGGCGGCACGCCAGTGGACTCATCATCTCGGTCGGATGGTCGCATTGGCATCGATCATTGGTGCTGTTTGTGCAGCAAGCGGGGCACTGATTAGCGCCCTGGGTACTCATCTCCCCACCGGACCGGTGATTGTGGTGCTTGTCACAATTGTCTTTATCTTTTCGATCCTGTTTGCCCCCAGACGGGGCATCCTCTGGAGGAGACGAAGCATTGTCGATTGA
- a CDS encoding metal ABC transporter ATP-binding protein — METAIQTHQLTVAYGAQPAIWNVDVSIPKFGMTGILGPNGAGKSTFLKAILGTVPKLSGQVNLHELAKFDANAIGYVPQRNTVDWDFPTSVFDLVMMGTYGRLRWFQRPGKKEREATWEALRQVKMEEFADRQIGELSGGQQQRVFLARAFVQRASIYLMDEPFAGVDASTENMLIELLHQLRDAGNTIVLVHHDLTTVAEYFDHVVLLNRKLIACGDTPTTFTAENIETAYGVAGMQLLGRKS; from the coding sequence ATGGAAACAGCAATCCAAACTCATCAACTCACCGTCGCGTATGGTGCCCAACCGGCGATTTGGAACGTCGACGTCAGCATCCCGAAGTTTGGGATGACAGGGATTCTCGGCCCGAACGGTGCCGGCAAAAGCACGTTTCTCAAGGCGATCTTAGGGACGGTTCCGAAACTGTCCGGCCAGGTCAATTTGCATGAGCTGGCCAAATTCGACGCCAACGCAATCGGCTACGTCCCCCAACGAAATACGGTCGACTGGGATTTCCCGACGAGCGTGTTTGACTTGGTCATGATGGGAACCTACGGTCGTCTGCGTTGGTTTCAGCGTCCCGGAAAAAAGGAACGCGAAGCCACCTGGGAAGCATTGCGGCAAGTCAAAATGGAAGAGTTCGCGGACCGACAAATCGGCGAGCTTTCCGGAGGCCAACAGCAACGTGTCTTCCTGGCTCGGGCGTTTGTTCAACGGGCTTCGATCTATCTCATGGACGAGCCGTTTGCCGGGGTGGACGCTAGCACCGAGAACATGCTGATCGAACTGCTTCACCAACTTCGAGATGCCGGGAACACCATCGTTTTGGTCCATCATGATTTAACGACGGTCGCCGAATACTTCGATCATGTCGTGTTACTCAACCGCAAGTTGATTGCGTGTGGTGATACGCCAACCACGTTCACCGCGGAGAACATCGAAACCGCGTACGGAGTCGCCGGGATGCAACTGTTGGGGCGGAAGTCGTGA
- a CDS encoding metal ABC transporter solute-binding protein, Zn/Mn family codes for MVRVFNLTFCLFLAFATGCNSSSSSDHTGTGKDGSGKQHWVATTGHVYDALNRISEGADVEIKLLCGPGIDPHSYSASPRDVQAMSEADAIFFNGFHLEAKLHDLLHHEFGDKSWSMGSVFPEEARLDWMEDGEIDPEAPFDPHIWNHLPAWSTCVSGLIEQLVKIDSENEELYRTNGEKYVAEIEELHKKALEEFAKIPEKRRVIVSAHDAFNYFAKVYGFKSVAVLGIGNDAEADVKTMREVAELVSERKVPVIFLETITNPKVTEALQEACAARDWSVKIADQPLHSDDLGSEPPLDTFLGAFEANINLITKSLAGG; via the coding sequence ATGGTGAGAGTTTTCAATCTGACGTTTTGTTTGTTCCTGGCATTTGCCACTGGCTGCAATTCGTCGAGTTCTTCGGATCATACGGGCACAGGCAAAGACGGTTCCGGCAAGCAACACTGGGTCGCGACCACCGGCCATGTCTACGACGCATTGAATCGCATCTCCGAAGGTGCGGACGTTGAAATCAAGTTGCTCTGTGGACCGGGAATCGATCCGCACTCCTATTCGGCGAGTCCTCGTGATGTCCAAGCCATGTCCGAGGCCGACGCCATCTTCTTCAATGGCTTCCATCTGGAAGCGAAGCTTCACGACCTCCTGCATCATGAGTTTGGTGACAAGTCCTGGTCGATGGGAAGCGTTTTTCCAGAAGAAGCTCGATTGGATTGGATGGAGGATGGCGAAATTGATCCCGAGGCACCGTTTGATCCCCATATTTGGAACCATCTACCTGCATGGTCCACTTGTGTATCGGGTTTGATCGAGCAACTTGTCAAAATCGATTCGGAGAACGAAGAACTCTACCGAACCAACGGGGAAAAGTACGTCGCAGAGATCGAGGAGCTGCACAAGAAGGCCCTGGAGGAGTTTGCGAAAATCCCCGAAAAACGCCGGGTCATTGTGAGTGCGCACGATGCTTTCAACTACTTCGCGAAAGTCTATGGTTTCAAATCGGTTGCCGTTCTTGGAATTGGCAACGATGCGGAAGCCGACGTGAAAACCATGCGTGAAGTGGCGGAACTTGTCTCGGAACGTAAAGTTCCGGTGATCTTTCTCGAAACGATCACCAACCCGAAAGTCACCGAGGCACTTCAAGAAGCATGTGCAGCTCGAGACTGGTCCGTCAAAATCGCCGACCAACCGCTCCACTCGGACGATTTGGGCAGCGAGCCACCGCTCGACACGTTTCTCGGTGCATTTGAAGCGAATATCAATCTGATTACGAAATCGTTAGCTGGTGGGTAG
- a CDS encoding DUF1559 domain-containing protein, with protein MNSQSSQVRHPRGFTLIELLVVIAIIAILIALLLPAVQQAREAARRSACKNNLKQLALGMHNYESTYRTLPPGYLHKFDSSGSGANQMGFSWGLMLLPQLEQTNLYDQFDYTIPVFDPSQQVPRETHLSVFLCPSDPYSEGNFVVRDDSSTPIEQYATASYAANWGPSTASVNLDDTPLQSQGVFYRNSPTRLRDITDGLTSTLFLGERTNGPLPGTTSGGHSVFETAWSAAVRDVGDPADDHGHMVLFETQFRPNQPGTDDKGLSAPHAGICQFALGDGSVRAISETIDADVYNALATRSGGEVVGDF; from the coding sequence ATGAATTCTCAGTCTTCCCAGGTCCGCCATCCGCGCGGATTTACATTGATCGAATTGTTAGTGGTCATCGCCATTATCGCCATCTTGATTGCATTGCTCTTGCCGGCGGTTCAACAGGCTCGCGAAGCCGCGCGTCGATCGGCGTGCAAGAACAACCTCAAGCAATTGGCACTTGGGATGCACAATTACGAATCGACATACCGCACCCTTCCACCAGGGTATCTGCACAAATTCGATTCCTCCGGCTCCGGTGCCAATCAAATGGGCTTCTCGTGGGGATTGATGCTGCTGCCACAACTGGAACAGACGAATTTGTACGATCAGTTCGACTACACAATTCCCGTGTTCGATCCCAGTCAGCAAGTGCCGCGAGAGACGCATCTGTCGGTATTCTTGTGCCCGTCCGATCCGTATTCGGAAGGCAACTTCGTCGTCCGAGACGATTCCAGCACCCCGATCGAACAGTACGCCACCGCCAGTTACGCGGCGAATTGGGGCCCATCGACGGCTTCCGTCAATTTGGACGATACCCCATTGCAAAGTCAGGGCGTCTTCTATCGCAACAGCCCGACGCGACTGCGAGACATCACCGACGGACTCACCTCGACGCTATTCCTCGGCGAACGCACAAACGGACCGTTGCCCGGCACGACCAGCGGTGGGCATTCGGTATTTGAAACCGCATGGTCGGCTGCGGTACGGGATGTGGGTGATCCGGCCGACGACCACGGACATATGGTGCTGTTCGAAACACAGTTCCGCCCCAATCAACCCGGCACCGACGACAAAGGATTGTCGGCTCCTCATGCGGGCATTTGCCAGTTCGCGTTAGGTGACGGATCGGTGCGAGCCATCAGCGAAACGATCGATGCCGATGTCTACAACGCTCTCGCGACGCGATCGGGCGGTGAGGTTGTGGGCGACTTCTGA